The proteins below come from a single Gordonia pseudamarae genomic window:
- a CDS encoding AAA family ATPase — protein MLIAPTEVVAATTADDLTAARDQARSWRSPEITVPDRDLTDAALADLEIVAAGAGEESFARAAAAIRAARSGRFARIPHIDAAVEIMRTFLRENMIDGWLYVRETDGYLHPYLVMDITMEHADRTHGPRVKFTMEADNATVKRPSRKPRILTLDETEIVGKTPADVLVAGGAYKETPALKADYLRRRERYQRLIDHGFGKQFLFSGRVIRADDHRSPNKRQYRKVVHDVAPAEIASLRQVAPSILHRGKNFGDDDYGPVPVITAVRVFDLGTQDFLDVNTGDLTDYRYDAHLRDKLVLPDEQRELLDILTTDISVFTGDIIDGKSAGNVILAKGRPGVGKTLTAEVYAETTHRPLYSIHSGSLGITAELVRKNLEVIFDRAKRWDAVLLLDEADVFVMERGLDLSQNAIVAEFLRTLEYFDGLLFLTTNRLDGVDAAILARCAAVIEYQPPGPDDARRIWRILAEGNGVTLGDDLLDDLVGGFPDITARDIKMLLRMALRMARHRGTDADAEVFAHSAVFRGLHYVPPADRGSRTH, from the coding sequence GTGCTCATCGCACCCACCGAGGTGGTGGCCGCAACCACCGCCGACGATCTGACGGCCGCCCGCGATCAGGCACGATCCTGGCGATCACCCGAGATCACCGTCCCGGACCGGGATCTCACCGATGCCGCCCTGGCCGACCTGGAGATCGTCGCCGCCGGCGCCGGCGAGGAATCGTTCGCCCGGGCCGCCGCCGCCATCCGGGCCGCCCGGTCGGGACGGTTCGCCCGCATCCCGCACATCGACGCGGCAGTGGAGATAATGCGGACCTTCTTGCGGGAGAACATGATCGATGGCTGGCTGTACGTACGCGAGACCGACGGATACCTGCACCCGTATCTGGTCATGGACATCACGATGGAACACGCCGACCGGACGCACGGGCCGCGGGTGAAGTTCACGATGGAGGCCGACAACGCCACCGTGAAACGCCCCTCGCGCAAACCTCGCATCCTCACCCTCGACGAGACGGAGATCGTCGGCAAGACACCGGCCGACGTGCTGGTCGCCGGCGGCGCCTACAAGGAAACCCCCGCGCTCAAGGCCGACTACCTGCGGCGGCGCGAACGGTACCAGCGGCTCATCGACCACGGATTCGGCAAACAGTTCCTCTTCTCCGGCCGGGTGATCCGCGCCGACGACCACCGGTCTCCCAACAAGCGGCAGTACCGCAAGGTCGTGCACGACGTCGCACCGGCGGAGATCGCCTCACTGCGACAGGTGGCACCATCGATCCTGCACCGCGGCAAGAACTTCGGCGACGACGACTACGGTCCCGTGCCGGTGATCACCGCCGTGCGGGTGTTTGATCTGGGCACGCAGGACTTCCTCGACGTGAACACCGGCGACCTCACCGACTACCGGTACGACGCCCACCTCCGCGACAAGCTGGTCCTGCCCGACGAACAACGAGAACTCCTCGACATCCTCACCACCGACATCTCCGTATTCACCGGGGACATCATCGACGGCAAGTCGGCGGGCAACGTCATCCTGGCCAAAGGCCGCCCCGGAGTGGGCAAGACACTGACCGCCGAGGTGTACGCCGAAACCACCCACAGACCGCTCTACTCGATTCATTCCGGATCGCTCGGCATTACCGCCGAACTGGTCCGCAAGAACCTCGAGGTCATCTTCGACCGCGCCAAACGCTGGGATGCGGTGCTGCTGCTCGACGAGGCCGACGTTTTTGTGATGGAACGCGGACTGGATCTGTCGCAGAACGCGATCGTCGCCGAATTCCTGCGCACCCTGGAGTATTTCGACGGCCTGCTGTTCCTGACCACCAACCGCCTCGACGGCGTCGACGCGGCGATCCTCGCGCGCTGCGCGGCTGTGATCGAGTACCAGCCGCCCGGGCCGGACGATGCCCGCCGGATCTGGCGGATTCTCGCCGAGGGCAACGGCGTCACCCTCGGTGATGATCTGCTCGACGACCTGGTGGGCGGCTTCCCGGACATCACCGCCCGCGACATCAAAATGCTGCTGCGGATGGCACTTCGGATGGCCCGCCACCGCGGTACCGACGCCGACGCCGAGGTGTTCGCGCACAGCGCCGTGTTCCGTGGACTGCACTATGTGCCACCGGCCGACCGTGGCTCCCGAACGCATTAG
- the catA gene encoding catechol 1,2-dioxygenase, with translation MTDTAFDTSFDAEVTAKAAESGANASARFRERMTGAGGRSAMVDTARVNYLASKVIKGINDIVLEDKVSYAEYNALKAWLIKVGEDGEWPLFLDVWIEHSVEEVASEHREGSKGTIEGPYYIEDSPQLEWNGTIPMRDDEPGNPLVFAGQVRAVDGTPLPGAKVELWHADDLGFYSQFAPGLPEWNLRGTWIAGDEGRFEIHTLRPAPYQIPTDGACGQLIAAAGWHAWRPAHLHFKISAPGYELITTQLYFPGDPHNDDDIASAVKPELMLNPIDNPDGEGFHVDYDFVLDPES, from the coding sequence ATGACCGACACAGCTTTTGACACCAGTTTCGATGCGGAAGTCACCGCCAAGGCCGCTGAATCCGGCGCCAACGCATCGGCCCGATTCCGCGAGCGGATGACCGGGGCCGGTGGCCGTTCGGCAATGGTCGACACCGCACGCGTCAACTACCTGGCCTCGAAGGTCATCAAGGGCATCAACGACATCGTCCTGGAGGACAAGGTCAGCTACGCCGAGTACAACGCGCTCAAAGCATGGCTGATCAAGGTCGGCGAGGACGGCGAATGGCCGCTGTTCCTCGATGTCTGGATCGAGCATTCGGTCGAGGAGGTCGCCAGCGAACACCGCGAGGGCAGCAAGGGCACCATCGAGGGACCGTACTACATCGAAGACTCACCCCAACTGGAGTGGAACGGCACCATCCCGATGCGCGACGACGAGCCCGGCAACCCGCTGGTGTTCGCCGGTCAGGTGCGCGCGGTCGACGGAACTCCTTTGCCGGGCGCGAAGGTCGAACTGTGGCACGCCGACGATCTCGGCTTCTACTCGCAGTTCGCGCCCGGTCTGCCGGAGTGGAACCTGCGCGGCACCTGGATCGCCGGCGACGAGGGTCGCTTCGAGATCCACACCCTGCGCCCGGCCCCGTACCAGATCCCGACCGACGGCGCGTGCGGCCAGCTGATCGCGGCCGCCGGCTGGCACGCGTGGCGGCCCGCCCACCTGCACTTCAAGATCAGCGCCCCCGGCTACGAGCTCATCACCACCCAGCTCTACTTCCCCGGCGACCCGCACAACGACGACGACATCGCCTCGGCGGTGAAGCCGGAGCTGATGCTCAATCCCATCGACAACCCGGACGGTGAGGGCTTCCACGTCGACTACGACTTCGTGCTCGACCCCGAGTCGTAA
- the catC gene encoding muconolactone Delta-isomerase, with protein sequence MLFHVRMDVDIPRDLDPEVRADTVAREKAYSQDLQRAGTWPHIWRIVGEYSNYSIFDVTDNDELHALLSGLPLFPYMTITVTPLATHPSDIAAG encoded by the coding sequence ATGCTGTTCCACGTTCGTATGGACGTCGACATCCCCCGCGACCTCGACCCGGAGGTGCGCGCCGACACCGTCGCCCGCGAGAAGGCGTACTCGCAGGACCTGCAGCGCGCGGGCACCTGGCCGCACATTTGGCGCATCGTCGGCGAGTACTCCAACTATTCGATCTTCGACGTCACCGACAACGACGAACTGCACGCGCTCCTGTCCGGACTGCCGCTCTTCCCTTACATGACCATCACGGTGACCCCACTGGCCACCCATCCCTCGGATATCGCTGCGGGCTGA
- a CDS encoding mandelate racemase/muconate lactonizing enzyme family protein: MKITAIEAIPFAIPYRKPLRFASGEVHVAEHVLVRVHTDDGVVGVAEAPPRPFTYGETQDGIVAVINTIFAPAVVGLTLLEREVVAARLQRTIGNPTAKSALDMALWDALGRTLELRVVDMLGGYTDHMRVSHMLGFDDPAAMVTEAEKMVDTYGITTFKVKVGRRPVHLDTAVVRALRDRFGDRIDLYVDGNRGWTASESARAMKDMSDLGLLFAEELCPADDVLGRRWLVEQIDVPFIADESVPTPADVTRESLSGALTAVSIKTARTGFTTSRRVHHLAEGLGLEVVMGNQIDGQVGTACSLAFGAAFAATSHHAGELSNFLDMTDDLLAEPLQIRDGRLHTSPLPGTGVVIDPDKLAHYRTDRS, translated from the coding sequence ATGAAGATCACCGCGATCGAGGCGATTCCCTTCGCCATTCCCTATCGCAAACCGTTACGGTTCGCGTCGGGCGAGGTGCACGTCGCCGAGCACGTGCTCGTCCGGGTACACACCGACGACGGCGTCGTGGGTGTTGCCGAGGCACCGCCCCGCCCCTTCACCTACGGCGAGACCCAGGACGGCATCGTCGCCGTCATCAACACGATCTTCGCACCGGCCGTCGTCGGGCTGACCCTACTCGAACGCGAGGTCGTCGCCGCGCGGCTGCAGCGCACCATCGGCAACCCCACCGCCAAATCCGCACTCGACATGGCCCTCTGGGATGCCCTCGGCCGCACACTCGAACTGCGCGTCGTGGACATGCTCGGCGGCTACACCGATCACATGCGGGTCAGCCACATGCTCGGATTCGACGATCCGGCCGCGATGGTCACCGAGGCCGAGAAGATGGTCGACACCTACGGGATCACCACCTTCAAGGTAAAGGTCGGGAGGCGGCCGGTGCACCTGGACACCGCGGTCGTACGCGCCCTGCGCGACCGGTTCGGCGACCGGATCGACCTCTATGTCGACGGCAACCGTGGATGGACCGCATCGGAATCGGCACGCGCGATGAAGGACATGAGCGACCTCGGACTGCTGTTCGCCGAGGAACTGTGCCCCGCCGACGACGTGTTGGGCCGGCGCTGGCTCGTCGAGCAGATCGACGTGCCGTTCATCGCCGACGAGTCGGTGCCCACCCCGGCCGATGTGACCCGCGAAAGCCTTTCCGGCGCACTGACGGCCGTCAGCATCAAGACCGCGCGGACCGGTTTCACCACGTCTCGCCGAGTCCACCATCTGGCCGAGGGCCTCGGCCTCGAAGTCGTCATGGGCAACCAGATCGACGGCCAGGTGGGCACCGCCTGCTCGCTGGCCTTCGGCGCCGCGTTCGCCGCCACCTCGCACCACGCCGGTGAGCTGTCCAACTTCCTGGATATGACCGACGACCTGCTCGCCGAGCCACTGCAAATCCGGGACGGCCGGCTGCACACCTCACCGCTGCCGGGAACGGGCGTCGTGATCGACCCCGACAAGCTCGCGCACTACCGCACCGATCGGAGCTGA